One Eptesicus fuscus isolate TK198812 chromosome 13, DD_ASM_mEF_20220401, whole genome shotgun sequence genomic window, agagaaacattgatcagctgcctcctgcacactccccactggggacgtgcccacaaccaaggtatatgcccttgatcagaatcaaacctgggacccctcagtccgcaggctctatccactgaggcaaactggttaGGCCAAGgacttacttgttttttttttaatttaattttattgtttaaagtatagtacatatgtctcttttttctttccccattgaccttcccccggcctctcctaccccctggcacatgccctcacccccctgccccagtgtcttgcgtccattggttatgctcccAAGgccttactttttaaaagtaattgaaaagctttgaagaaaacacattcttatctaatttttaaaatatatttttattgatttcatagaggaagagggagagagggatcattttagtcggctgcctcctgcatgccccctacaggggaccaagcccacaaccctgggcatgtgccccgaccaggaatctaactggtgatctcttggttcacaggttgatgcttaaccactgaaccacactggccaggcagttaACATCCATTCAACGCACATTTATCTGAGTTTTctcagtgtgccaggcactggtttAGTCATCAAGGATAAAacagacacagtccctgctcttAATGATTTCAGCATTTAATAGGGGGAGGCAAGCAGGTGAACAGTGAATGCAATAAGGTTTTGACATGTTCCATTAGCAGTGCAAATAGGCTACCGTGGGTGCGTTGAAAGAGGTGCGTGGTCAATTTCTCATGTTGGGGCCAGgaaaggcttcacaggggagatgATTCTGAACTAAAAAATACTGGGCGAAATACTAGAGCAACACGGGACAAGATGGGAAAAGGCATTCGAGGCAAAGAGAACACCTACAGACAGAGCCAGGGAGCTGGCTGGTTAGGGGACCTTCCGTAGTTGGTTAGGGCTAGGGAGTAAAATGCCAGGCAAGttcagaggaaggagaggctggATAGACCTCAGaggtcaattttttaaattatacaccTCATAggtcacaattttttttaaatatattttattgatttcagagaagaaggaagagggggagagagatagaaatataaatgatgagagacaTAACataaatcattgatcggctgcctcctgcatgccccttactggggattgagcccgcaacccaggcaagtgcccttgactagaatcaaacccgggacccttcagtctgcaggctgaccctctatccactgagccaaaccagctagggcccaattttttaaattatatacaacTGTTCAACAAAGTCAAAGCAAGCTTTTCCTTACTCGTCTTTTACACAATGTTTAAGCTGAGAAAGTCCTTCCTGGCCCAGaacttttatggtttcctttattttttctagtttccaCTTCtaatacttttattctttttttttaaattgatttcagagcagaatggagagagacatagaaacatcaatgatgagagagaatcattgatccgtttcctcctccacgccccacaatggggatcaagcctgcaacctgggcatgtcacCTGCCGGGGGagttgaatcgtgacctcctggttcataggttgatgctcaaccactgagccataccggtcaggctttattttattcttgacaGTTAACTACTTAATTCATCTGAAATGGACGTTCTATGACGGTAATCTTCATTTGGTTCTTTGTCTTCTGTTGGGCTGTTTGCCATCTCTGTGTCATTCATTAAGCTTCTTGCTGTAACCTTACTTTGCTAGCGAGTAAAAACAGGGAGTGCTGAATAtccaatttaacaaaaaaaaacaaacaaaaaaaaaaagagtatttattTCACTGGGGTTTGCTCTTTTGCTGAACTGTGCCGAGCACTACAGATGCAAACTCAAGGCACTTAGGGTCCCGGCTCTCGGCGTACCACTGCTGCTTTGTATTTATAGACAAAAAATGGCTCCGTTTTCAAAGGAGCCAGCTGTGTTCCCAAAGACAGTAGTAACCTGTCCTCATGAcaattggggtggggagaggagggaggagcagtCGCTGCCAGCTCGCTTTGTTTACTTCAACCAGAGGAGGTGCAGTCAGGTTTCTGGCCCTGGTGCTGGATGCAAACCCGCAGGGTTGGCATCTCTCCCCTGTGCAGCGGAGGCCAGACCCGGGGCTGTGAGCCGAGAGCTGTGATTGGTTAGAAAGGCAAGCATAGCCCCGCCAGATTGGTCCCCTGTTACGTCACCGCATTCTGAGGACCTGCCCACCAATCGCAGGGCTCCATACTGGGGGAACCTGCTGCTGGACAGTGCCCGGAGCCCCTGGCAACGCGGTGGCTTTAGAAAGCTGAGGGGGAGAGAGTGTGGAGTCAGCCCGCGGTGGAGGGAGCACCTGTGCCTGAGAATGAGAAGGCTCTCGAGATGGATGGACACCCCACCCTCTGAAGAACCCTTAGAGACGCCAAGCAAAACCCTGGAAAACCAGGAAGAGGAGATGGGGTTTAAGGAAATGGATGGCCTGAGGGAGGCCTTGGCCAACCTCCGGGGTCTGTCCGAGGAGGAGAAGAGCGAGAAGGCGATGCTTCGCTCCCGCATCCACGAGCAGTCCCAGCTCATCTGCATCCTGAAGCGGAGGTCCGACGAGGCCCTGGAGCGCTGCCAGATCCTGGAGCTGCTCAACACGgagctggaggagaagggggTGCTGGAGGCCGAGAAGCTGCAGGCCAAGAGCGAGCATGCCCGGAAGCTGGAGGATCGCTTCATGACCCTGGCAGCCAACCACGAGGAGATGATCCGCTTCAAGGACCAGTACAAGAGCGAGAACGCCAAGCTGCGAGAGGAGAATGAGAGGCTGAGGCTGGAGAACGACAACCTCTTCAGCCAGGCTCTGAAGGACCAGGAGGCCCAAGTCCTGCAGCTCACCGCCGGGAGCGAGGCCCTGGCCAAGGAGCTGGAGGCTCTGAAACAGAGGTGTGCCCAGGATGCCTGCCGGGCACAGGCCCGAGAGGAGGAGCTGCTGGAGCTGCAGAGCCAGCAGGCAAGCGCCCACACCAAGGAGACAGAGCAGCTGCGCAGCCAGCTGCAGAGCCTcaagcagcagcaccagcaggcCGTGGAGCAGATGGCCAAGGCCGAGCAGGCGCACAGCGGCCTGAGCCAggagctgcaggccaggctgcagaTGGTCACGCGGGAGAAGGAGGAGCTGCTCCAGCTCTCCATGGACAGGGGCAAAGTGCTTCAGAGCAAGCAAGCGGAGATCCGCCAGCTGGAGGAGAAGTTGGAGGCAGCGGAGGTGGCCAGGCGACAAGCGCTGGAGCGGTTCGAGCTAGAGGCCGTGGCTGTGGACAGTAACTTGAGAGTCCGGGAACTCCAGCGCAGGATAGATGGGATCCAGAAGGCCTACGAGGAGCTCAGGCTGCAGTCCGAAGCCTTCAAAAAGCACAGCCTGGATCTTTTAAGCAAGGAGAAAGAACTCAATGCCAAACTCCGCCATCTCTTTCCATAAGGAAGCGTCCGCTTCCTCTCGCCTCCAATTTAGAATTCAAATATGTGCGCCTTGGCAAGAGTCAAGATGTTTTtcaatttgttatatttttaagcaCAAAAGGCAACTCAAAAGAAAAGCTACTTTACTATGATACTGTTAACTTTGTAAGACTAACACTGATTTTCATTCCTGCCACTTAGAATACACGATTTGCCAGATTTTGTCTTACTCCTTTAAAATCTTCCTAAGTTTGCTATTAGTATCTCTAGCTCTcccataatatatatattctcaacCTTAGATATCTTCATATAGCCAAAGATTTTAAATTAGCAGCTCCTATAGATTTAAGTGAATTTATAATGGGCAATCAGATGTGCTGGTTGTGAAAAGAATTAGTATAATTAGCCCTTGTAGATAATAGGTTTGCAGATTAGGTGTGCAGACTCCCATAGTTGAGACTGTAAGCTATAACAGCTAATAGCTTATGAAGAGCATGGACAACTTGCAGAAAAAAAGTGTCTGATTTTGTAACAGGCCAAACAATTGCTTGCTTCACCAGCTTTACAGCAGtatcctttttgttttatttgcccTAGCTTGGAAGACAAAGATTGAGACCATTAAGCAAACTTTATTATAATCAGGCTGTATGAGCAATAAGATTCAAATAAGTGGTCCTGGCCAGAGGGCACACTTCCTTGGGGCATCATTCCATGAGGGTTTGATTCTCGGTTAGGATCATTTAGGTAATAACATACCTAAATTTCGGTTTCGATCCTTGGTCAGGGGTGGGACTCAGACAGGAGGCAATTGATTAATGTTCCCACCCCcgctctctctgtcccttcctctctctctaaaaattaataaacatatcctcaggtgaggatttaaaaaaaataagattcaaaTAAGTATAATCAACCCACTTTGATTTTTCCTACAAGCTTAGATCACATTCCATTTTTGGGgggttttctttctccttaatAAAAACAGGATTTAAAGGTACAAGAATGCAAAGAGCAGCAAATTCACTTAATATTGTACAATGTACTAATAGGCAAAAGTCCTGAATTTGGGGAAACAAGTGAGAGCAGACTAGATATGATACATACAACAACTtaatcattgttttgtttttactggcATGTTGTTTTGCAattgccttttccttttttaaaacatctaaaCAGAATGTATATAGGTATACCTACAGCCTTTTTATAGGAATAGCTAAGTACgtagtaataaaaacaaatacagttaTAATTATATAAAGTTCTTAAAGAGGTAGttataaaaaatacactttatGCTTCCTTATTTCCCCGTTCTTAGTTGATAAACATTATTGTGAAAACATCTCAAAACAGATTGTAATATAGTATTTTCTCACACATTTTGTGTCAAGAGTACAAAGAGTTTCCTAATGCTTTGgatttattaaaaactattacttgatacctttttgtttgttaatcctcacctgaggacatttccctccaccccccgccttttttttttttttttttttagagagagagtggaagggagggagggggagagacagaggttGCCTCCACATGttgcccccactccccaccagggccagggattaagcctgcaaccgatgtatgtgcccttgaccagaatctaacctgtgaTCCTATAATCTAAGGGGtaacgttctaaccactgagcaaaaccagctagggcccttggTACCTTTTTAATAAACAATTTTCAAGCCTCACCCTTACCTcgggcattttaaaaaatgattttctcaTAGTTTTACTAAGATTGCAACATTAAGTACACATTTTGGGGAACCACATCACTGGCTTGGAAGGACTATTTACTTCCTCTTACACATTACCTAGAATCAGAATATAGAAACTAACTTAATGATGGGTATCCTCTATCGAGCCCATactatttattactagaggcccagtgcatgattaaccctttgcactcgcttgcaattttaatctctatgctaccgatgctaaccgtgtcgagtcacactcgacatctgagtgcaaaaggttatatcatgcatgtgtagggtcccctaggccttacctgccatccaggccatatccactgccccacaaagcctagcacgctccgcggacactgctggcagcctgctccccacttttgatggcagggggtccgctggtgctggagcggacacacagctccccactttcgatcacgggggagctgggtatctgtccgctggtgccggagctgcccgcttttgatggtccgaggcgggatgtgggctcgctgccccagaggccccttctgtgccacagcacagccatggc contains:
- the CCDC89 gene encoding coiled-coil domain-containing protein 89, giving the protein MRRLSRWMDTPPSEEPLETPSKTLENQEEEMGFKEMDGLREALANLRGLSEEEKSEKAMLRSRIHEQSQLICILKRRSDEALERCQILELLNTELEEKGVLEAEKLQAKSEHARKLEDRFMTLAANHEEMIRFKDQYKSENAKLREENERLRLENDNLFSQALKDQEAQVLQLTAGSEALAKELEALKQRCAQDACRAQAREEELLELQSQQASAHTKETEQLRSQLQSLKQQHQQAVEQMAKAEQAHSGLSQELQARLQMVTREKEELLQLSMDRGKVLQSKQAEIRQLEEKLEAAEVARRQALERFELEAVAVDSNLRVRELQRRIDGIQKAYEELRLQSEAFKKHSLDLLSKEKELNAKLRHLFP